In the Aquificaceae bacterium genome, one interval contains:
- the phoU gene encoding phosphate signaling complex protein PhoU — protein sequence MKLFQELEETKNLVLMMAGLVKEAVDKAIESLNKQDLELAEEIIKGDDQIDQMEVEIERRCIRMIALYQPEAVDLRLIMGIYKIVSDLERIADEAENIAERSILLAQEPPLKPYINLNLMAANVKSMIEDAVLSFFQRDTALAKKVIERDDMMDELYHQVQRELITYMLEDHRNIKRSLHLSFIARHFERMADHAENIAEMTIYWSEGEVVKHQHIKEKEMH from the coding sequence ATGAAGCTTTTTCAGGAACTTGAAGAGACAAAAAACCTTGTTCTTATGATGGCTGGTCTTGTAAAGGAGGCTGTGGATAAGGCTATAGAGTCTCTCAACAAGCAAGATTTAGAGCTGGCAGAAGAAATCATAAAGGGCGATGACCAGATTGACCAGATGGAGGTGGAGATAGAAAGAAGATGTATAAGGATGATAGCCCTCTATCAGCCAGAGGCGGTTGACCTGAGGCTTATAATGGGTATATACAAGATTGTTTCCGACCTAGAGAGAATTGCAGACGAGGCAGAGAACATAGCAGAGCGGTCAATTCTTCTTGCACAGGAGCCTCCACTGAAACCTTACATAAACCTGAACCTTATGGCTGCAAATGTAAAGAGCATGATAGAGGATGCGGTGCTTTCCTTTTTCCAGAGGGATACGGCTCTTGCCAAAAAGGTAATAGAGAGGGACGATATGATGGATGAGCTATACCATCAGGTTCAGAGGGAGCTCATAACCTACATGCTGGAAGACCACAGAAACATAAAGAGGTCTCTGCACCTTTCCTTCATAGCAAGACACTTTGAAAGGATGGCAGACCATGCAGAAAACATAGCGGAGATGACTATATACTGGTCTGAAGGAGAGGTGGTAAAGCATCAGCACATAAAGGAGAAGGAGATGCATTGA
- a CDS encoding ATP-binding protein, whose translation MRLYLAFILSFLTFTLINVAFLDNLREIWGISYPLVLLVINLDLLVLFAVFVIFFRKFIKTYLTGRKGPLRRKLSTSLLLYIITPLIFLNVATAIILLQSTKSFISGQLKEVARKSERLNFMIEEEEKRRVEGYREVFRLLKENGMKPEAFKSFEDVVEVEKDPKCRETISEKAYTLCFDGYRLLIAREAGINSLMRDIAQTATELRNMVKARDIIGGVYVYFIVLAGFVSFLSAVWFGNLVARHVSLPLEKLSQRAGEIARGNFEVKVDVPQTGDEVQELAKSFVSMKEELKGLYDRLSKEREVLLTLFNALPVGIAFLSREGEQFYNRTYEELSKKANIRQSVIELEIGKVIVYEDLEAVILAERFKTWQMAVKRIAHEIKNPLTPISLNLERLLRSLQRGQCDMERIAQMAELMLEEIQRIKETIDQFRSLSTDTEPQFGEVDMGATLRQMAGLYEGLEIEVMGELKLVGDERLLRDMFFNLFNNSLEWGAKRVLVGLGKDTITYRDDGVGIEEGKEELIFMPYHSENPKGMGLGLAIVRHIAELHGWRVRAVPDKKGFYAVFELSSRNGSI comes from the coding sequence TTGAGGCTATACCTCGCCTTTATCCTTTCCTTCCTTACCTTCACACTCATAAACGTAGCTTTTCTTGATAACCTGAGGGAGATATGGGGTATAAGCTACCCCCTGGTGCTCCTAGTCATAAACCTTGACCTCCTTGTCCTGTTTGCAGTCTTTGTAATATTTTTCAGGAAGTTTATAAAAACCTACCTTACAGGCAGGAAAGGACCCCTGAGGCGCAAGCTTTCCACAAGCCTCCTTCTTTACATAATAACACCCCTCATTTTTCTCAACGTAGCAACCGCCATAATCCTCCTTCAGTCTACAAAATCCTTCATAAGTGGACAGCTCAAGGAAGTGGCAAGGAAGTCTGAAAGGCTCAATTTCATGATTGAGGAAGAGGAAAAAAGAAGGGTTGAAGGCTACAGAGAAGTTTTCAGATTGCTGAAAGAAAATGGTATGAAGCCAGAAGCATTTAAATCCTTCGAAGATGTGGTTGAAGTTGAAAAGGACCCGAAATGTAGAGAGACTATAAGTGAAAAGGCATACACATTATGCTTTGATGGCTACAGACTTCTTATTGCCAGAGAAGCCGGAATAAACTCTCTTATGAGAGACATAGCCCAGACCGCCACAGAACTCAGAAACATGGTAAAGGCAAGAGACATAATAGGGGGAGTGTATGTTTACTTTATAGTTCTTGCGGGTTTTGTCTCTTTTCTTTCTGCAGTATGGTTTGGTAATCTTGTGGCAAGGCATGTGAGCCTTCCCCTTGAAAAGCTGTCTCAGAGGGCGGGGGAAATAGCAAGAGGTAACTTTGAGGTCAAAGTGGATGTGCCCCAGACAGGCGATGAGGTTCAGGAGCTTGCAAAAAGCTTTGTCAGTATGAAGGAAGAGCTAAAAGGTCTATACGACAGGCTCAGCAAGGAAAGGGAAGTTCTCCTTACCCTGTTCAATGCCCTGCCTGTGGGCATAGCCTTCCTCTCAAGGGAAGGCGAGCAGTTTTACAACAGAACCTATGAAGAGCTTTCTAAGAAGGCAAACATAAGGCAGAGCGTGATAGAGCTTGAGATTGGTAAAGTAATAGTATACGAAGACCTTGAGGCGGTCATTCTTGCCGAGCGTTTCAAAACATGGCAGATGGCAGTGAAAAGGATAGCCCACGAGATAAAAAACCCCCTCACACCCATAAGTCTCAACCTTGAGAGACTTCTAAGGTCTCTGCAAAGAGGACAGTGTGATATGGAACGAATCGCCCAGATGGCAGAGCTGATGCTTGAGGAAATACAGAGAATTAAGGAAACCATTGACCAGTTTAGGAGCCTTTCCACAGACACAGAACCTCAGTTTGGAGAGGTTGACATGGGTGCAACCCTCCGTCAGATGGCAGGGCTCTATGAAGGATTAGAGATAGAGGTTATGGGAGAATTGAAGCTTGTGGGAGATGAGCGACTGCTCAGGGACATGTTTTTTAACCTCTTCAACAACAGCCTGGAATGGGGGGCAAAGAGAGTACTGGTTGGGCTGGGGAAAGACACCATAACTTACAGGGATGATGGGGTGGGCATAGAGGAGGGTAAAGAAGAGTTAATCTTTATGCCCTACCATTCAGAGAATCCCAAGGGTATGGGTCTCGGGCTTGCCATAGTAAGGCACATAGCAGAGCTTCATGGCTGGCGGGTGAGGGCTGTTCCTGATAAAAAGGGTTTCTATGCGGTCTTTGAACTCAGTTCAAGAAATGGAAGTATCTGA
- the fdxH gene encoding formate dehydrogenase subunit beta: MATVTTDGTVGMGLRRVSASRAPDQSIKKADQLAILVDISSCIGCKGCEAACSQWHDLKPPIHTDEKLFTGYQSGPGLAPNLFMFMRFQEEETPNGLVWAITKYQCMHCADPGCLKACPSPGAIIQYSNGIVDFDHSKCIGCKFCLSGCPFDVPRYDANNKPWKCNFCVDRVSAGLEPMCVKTCPTNALHFGTKEEMLIRANKLLEGLKKRGFEKASIYDPPGVGGTGYIYLLPHGDKPEMYGLPKEASISPLVSLWKGPVKLIGSVILWGTLLGAFLQLILFGPIKVGKKHKKEE, encoded by the coding sequence ATGGCTACTGTAACGACTGATGGGACTGTAGGAATGGGGCTGAGGCGGGTCTCCGCCTCCAGAGCTCCAGACCAGAGCATAAAGAAGGCAGACCAGCTTGCCATACTTGTGGACATATCAAGCTGCATAGGCTGTAAGGGATGCGAGGCTGCGTGCTCCCAGTGGCACGACCTGAAGCCACCAATCCATACGGATGAGAAGCTCTTCACTGGCTATCAGTCTGGTCCAGGGCTTGCCCCAAATCTGTTCATGTTTATGAGATTTCAGGAAGAGGAGACTCCCAACGGTCTTGTGTGGGCAATTACCAAGTATCAGTGCATGCACTGTGCAGACCCTGGCTGTCTAAAAGCCTGCCCATCTCCGGGTGCTATAATCCAGTATTCAAACGGTATAGTGGACTTTGACCACTCCAAGTGTATAGGCTGTAAGTTCTGCCTTTCCGGATGCCCCTTTGATGTGCCCAGGTATGATGCCAACAACAAGCCCTGGAAGTGTAACTTCTGCGTTGACAGAGTCTCAGCAGGCCTTGAGCCTATGTGTGTAAAGACATGTCCTACCAATGCCCTCCACTTTGGAACAAAAGAAGAGATGCTCATCAGGGCAAATAAACTCCTTGAGGGGCTTAAGAAGAGAGGCTTTGAAAAAGCCTCCATCTACGACCCACCGGGTGTGGGCGGGACTGGATACATCTATCTTCTGCCCCACGGTGATAAGCCTGAAATGTATGGTCTTCCAAAGGAGGCAAGCATATCACCCCTGGTGAGCCTCTGGAAAGGTCCAGTAAAGCTCATAGGCTCAGTAATCCTATGGGGAACACTTCTGGGTGCCTTCCTGCAGCTCATACTCTTTGGACCCATAAAGGTGGGCAAAAAACATAAAAAGGAGGAATAG
- a CDS encoding lysophospholipid acyltransferase family protein encodes MSSLARVFLAPLCPPVKRAFRSLFRIEVFGFENIPSEACIVASNHRSHLDPPVLNSVFPEPLRFLAKEELFRVPVLGKLLPHMGALPVRRGSGDIEVLELALELMHSGCKVCIFPEGTRAKPGEFLKPKLGIGLLAVKSQKQVLPVYIEGTDMVFPRGAKFPKPGHPIRVFIGKGRVYHEEDSLRGYRRVAEDIMESIKELARAKDSEHSRTP; translated from the coding sequence GTGAGTAGTCTTGCAAGGGTATTCCTTGCCCCACTGTGCCCACCAGTTAAAAGAGCCTTCAGGAGTCTTTTCCGCATAGAAGTCTTCGGATTTGAAAATATACCATCAGAGGCCTGCATAGTGGCCAGCAACCACAGAAGCCACCTTGACCCACCAGTGCTTAACAGCGTATTCCCGGAGCCTCTCAGATTCCTTGCAAAGGAAGAGCTCTTCAGAGTGCCGGTCCTTGGAAAGCTACTTCCTCACATGGGTGCTTTGCCTGTCAGACGAGGCTCTGGAGACATTGAAGTGCTTGAGCTAGCCCTTGAGCTCATGCACTCCGGCTGTAAGGTGTGCATATTTCCAGAGGGAACGAGGGCAAAGCCTGGTGAATTTCTGAAGCCTAAACTGGGTATTGGTCTTCTGGCTGTCAAAAGCCAGAAACAGGTCCTTCCTGTTTACATTGAAGGCACGGATATGGTTTTTCCAAGGGGAGCAAAGTTTCCAAAACCTGGACATCCCATTAGAGTCTTCATAGGAAAAGGCAGAGTATACCACGAAGAGGACAGTCTCAGGGGTTACAGGAGAGTGGCAGAGGATATAATGGAAAGCATAAAGGAGCTTGCCCGTGCCAAAGATAGTGAGCATAGTAGGACACCATAA
- a CDS encoding nicotinate phosphoribosyltransferase, producing the protein MRVADYVSQGLKNLVEEPPEGYQTLGKCTSGCHSVTFFIRGTPDSVKDIRVKATRRCKKLLAVVDFVAEKIRERGKVYLDEGEVLSFFSEEKEQDKLKDRLSIVRSALGL; encoded by the coding sequence ATGAGGGTTGCAGACTACGTATCACAGGGGCTTAAAAATCTAGTAGAAGAGCCACCCGAAGGTTACCAGACACTCGGGAAGTGCACCTCGGGCTGTCACTCTGTCACCTTCTTTATAAGAGGCACTCCAGACAGCGTGAAAGACATAAGGGTAAAGGCTACCAGAAGGTGCAAGAAGCTCCTTGCAGTGGTGGACTTTGTGGCTGAGAAGATTAGGGAGAGGGGGAAGGTCTACCTTGATGAAGGGGAAGTTTTGAGTTTCTTCTCTGAAGAGAAGGAGCAGGATAAACTCAAAGATAGACTGAGTATAGTAAGGTCTGCCCTCGGGCTCTGA
- a CDS encoding universal stress protein, with translation MFGRVAVHIWQEDYDYLLYVRSILSKAKIKPHFLLVEEENLFGDLMNFFSKPSEERENALRKFVGELFQDYELHTLPGAADNTLEHLQDSYDLLFVKYRRQLFRRSIPEWIISGTDSLKLWVYREGARADIKKVCLPVDFSERSLRQVEFVFELKELFPFDFDLLYSINIVRLKNKLDSGDYMKSLEDKREEARHMFTDMFGEKEMNLILLEGDPYRDMVRFINSSDYDLVVVGRRGRGMRERIGSVSLHLIRSLKCPVVVL, from the coding sequence ATGTTTGGAAGGGTTGCAGTTCATATATGGCAAGAAGATTATGACTACCTTTTGTATGTGAGGTCAATTCTATCAAAAGCCAAAATAAAGCCTCACTTTCTACTGGTGGAAGAGGAGAACCTTTTTGGGGACCTTATGAACTTCTTTTCAAAGCCCTCAGAGGAAAGAGAGAATGCCTTGAGGAAGTTTGTGGGCGAGCTTTTTCAGGATTACGAACTTCACACCCTTCCCGGCGCTGCTGATAACACACTGGAACACCTTCAGGATAGCTACGACCTCCTGTTTGTAAAATACAGAAGACAGCTTTTTAGAAGGTCAATACCAGAATGGATAATATCCGGCACCGACAGCCTGAAGCTCTGGGTCTACAGGGAAGGTGCAAGGGCAGACATAAAAAAGGTTTGCCTCCCTGTAGACTTTTCAGAAAGGTCCCTAAGGCAGGTGGAGTTTGTCTTTGAGCTAAAGGAGCTCTTCCCCTTTGACTTTGACCTCCTTTATTCCATCAACATTGTCAGATTAAAGAATAAGCTGGACAGTGGGGATTACATGAAGAGCCTTGAGGACAAAAGAGAAGAGGCAAGGCACATGTTTACCGATATGTTCGGTGAAAAGGAGATGAACTTAATACTTCTTGAGGGGGACCCCTACAGGGATATGGTAAGGTTCATAAACTCCAGCGACTATGACCTGGTAGTTGTGGGAAGAAGAGGAAGAGGTATGAGAGAGAGAATAGGCAGTGTTTCCCTACATCTAATAAGGAGTCTAAAATGTCCCGTGGTTGTCCTGTGA
- a CDS encoding formate dehydrogenase subunit gamma: MEDVKKLEEIEVERFSAFDRFIHWLTAIPFLYLFLSGLGMYSPKFSWLLPFLGGREFSAWLHKWAGVVFAIGVFLMFLKWAKDFVLDSDDIKWLSNVKHYVKGEEEKLPEVGKYNAGQKIFGWMVFIGGAVFLITGIIMWFPESFSISLVRLSILLHTVAFILVGAGFIVHVYMGTVGVPGSLSSMITGKVSALWAASHHPKWFRQIMGRL, from the coding sequence ATGGAAGATGTGAAGAAGCTTGAAGAGATTGAGGTGGAAAGGTTCTCTGCCTTTGACAGGTTTATACACTGGCTTACCGCCATACCCTTCCTCTACCTCTTCCTCTCCGGCCTTGGTATGTATTCTCCCAAGTTTTCATGGCTCCTTCCCTTCCTTGGAGGAAGGGAGTTCTCCGCATGGCTTCACAAGTGGGCAGGTGTGGTCTTCGCCATAGGTGTTTTTCTCATGTTTTTAAAATGGGCAAAAGACTTCGTTCTTGATAGCGACGACATAAAGTGGCTCTCAAATGTCAAACATTATGTAAAAGGGGAAGAGGAAAAATTGCCAGAGGTTGGAAAATACAACGCAGGACAGAAGATTTTTGGCTGGATGGTTTTTATAGGTGGTGCTGTGTTTCTGATAACAGGCATTATCATGTGGTTCCCAGAGAGTTTTTCCATAAGTCTGGTAAGGCTATCTATCCTTCTACACACAGTTGCCTTCATACTTGTCGGCGCTGGCTTCATAGTGCATGTTTATATGGGCACGGTGGGTGTCCCTGGCTCACTATCCAGCATGATAACCGGTAAGGTATCTGCCCTCTGGGCTGCGTCGCACCACCCAAAATGGTTCAGGCAAATCATGGGGAGGCTATAG
- a CDS encoding glycine cleavage system protein H yields the protein MISRRILLSFFFSIPLIGRTRAMDIEVLGCTIKTDRLYRIDEERMLFQWVKDEGSGIYSVGFMQLLSSLVYPLYAIRIKPAGTVVELDGNLAVVESGKRVSTFPSPISGRIVEANKSLEKEPSLIVSRPYESWIVRIRAERLEELKRLKTASDIVEPVKRIIVREKIECLPKK from the coding sequence ATGATTAGCAGGAGAATTCTCCTCAGCTTCTTTTTTTCTATACCCCTTATAGGCAGGACAAGGGCTATGGATATTGAAGTTCTCGGTTGCACTATAAAGACCGACAGGCTTTACAGGATAGATGAGGAAAGGATGCTTTTCCAATGGGTAAAGGATGAGGGCTCAGGAATCTACTCTGTTGGCTTTATGCAGTTGCTTTCTTCTCTGGTTTACCCCCTCTATGCCATAAGGATAAAGCCTGCAGGCACAGTGGTTGAGCTGGACGGAAACCTTGCAGTGGTTGAATCCGGGAAGAGGGTATCCACCTTTCCCAGCCCCATAAGCGGTAGGATAGTGGAGGCCAACAAGAGCCTTGAGAAAGAGCCATCCCTTATAGTGAGCAGGCCATACGAAAGCTGGATTGTGAGGATAAGGGCTGAGCGTCTCGAGGAGCTGAAAAGATTGAAGACGGCAAGTGACATAGTGGAGCCTGTGAAGCGTATAATAGTCAGGGAAAAGATAGAATGTCTGCCCAAAAAGTAG
- a CDS encoding ABC transporter ATP-binding protein: MIRVRVKKLLHGFDGDFWLDVELEVRGTEFLVILGQSGSGKTTLLRCIAGLEKPEEGYIEVDGQVWFDSKRGINLPPQRRDVGFVFQDYALFPNMTVLENVMYGMKEKNRDYALELLRMAGLEGLRDKKPDRLSGGQKQRVALLRALAKEPRVLLLDEPLSALDPELRQELQKELKDFQRKSSIPALMVSHDREEALRLADRVIKVQRGRVIEEGEPQRILPDRYATLISKVQEEDGTILTLRIGDKLASVKVPLASP; the protein is encoded by the coding sequence GTGATAAGGGTAAGGGTCAAGAAACTGCTTCACGGTTTTGATGGCGATTTCTGGCTTGATGTGGAGCTTGAGGTCAGGGGAACAGAGTTTCTGGTAATCCTCGGTCAGTCTGGCAGCGGGAAGACCACTCTTCTCAGATGCATAGCCGGACTTGAAAAACCAGAAGAGGGCTACATAGAGGTGGATGGGCAGGTCTGGTTTGATTCAAAAAGGGGAATAAACCTGCCACCTCAAAGGAGAGATGTGGGCTTTGTCTTTCAGGACTATGCCCTCTTTCCCAACATGACAGTGCTGGAAAATGTCATGTATGGTATGAAAGAGAAAAACAGAGATTATGCCCTTGAACTTCTGAGGATGGCTGGGCTTGAGGGGCTCAGGGACAAGAAACCAGACAGGCTTTCTGGGGGACAGAAACAGAGGGTTGCCCTTCTCAGGGCTCTGGCGAAGGAGCCACGGGTCCTCCTTCTTGATGAGCCCCTCTCCGCCCTCGACCCAGAGCTCAGGCAGGAGCTTCAGAAGGAGCTTAAGGACTTTCAGAGAAAATCCTCCATCCCAGCCCTCATGGTAAGCCATGACAGAGAGGAAGCATTAAGGCTTGCAGACAGAGTTATAAAAGTTCAGAGGGGCAGAGTAATAGAAGAAGGAGAACCGCAGAGAATTCTCCCAGATAGATATGCAACTCTCATAAGTAAAGTGCAGGAAGAAGACGGAACAATTCTCACCTTGCGAATCGGAGATAAACTGGCAAGCGTAAAGGTTCCTTTAGCCTCTCCTTAA
- a CDS encoding molybdopterin-guanine dinucleotide biosynthesis protein B, protein MPKIVSIVGHHNAGKTTLIEALIPRLQAMGLRVGYLKHDPKGHGITDKEGSDTHRIFRLTEKVGLLSPEKLTLWEKVYDNPLEVVEKYFSDFDLVILEGWKGLEGIKRVVLGGLELEGFRVMGLENLQKVIDYILEE, encoded by the coding sequence GTGCCAAAGATAGTGAGCATAGTAGGACACCATAACGCCGGAAAAACCACACTCATAGAAGCTCTCATCCCCCGGTTGCAGGCAATGGGTTTAAGAGTTGGTTATCTCAAGCACGACCCTAAGGGACATGGCATCACAGATAAGGAAGGCAGCGACACCCACAGAATCTTCAGGCTCACAGAGAAGGTTGGGCTCCTTTCTCCAGAAAAGCTTACCCTCTGGGAGAAGGTATATGATAACCCTCTTGAGGTGGTGGAAAAATACTTCTCAGATTTTGACCTTGTAATTCTGGAGGGATGGAAGGGTCTGGAGGGCATAAAGAGGGTTGTTCTAGGAGGGCTTGAGCTTGAGGGATTTAGGGTCATGGGGCTTGAAAACCTGCAGAAGGTGATAGATTATATACTGGAGGAGTGA
- the thrS gene encoding threonine--tRNA ligase, with the protein MEKVSVRVNGKELFIDKGTPLGDVFKTLGIENAVGGKSGSRLVDLLTPIRESMEITPIFKEDPESLHIMRHTLSHIMAQALKELYGYDRVHLGVGPTTEEGFYYDVEIEGHTLSSEDLPKIEEKMREIIAKNYPLFRKELQREESIRLFSEMKEKYKLEIIDRIDPQETISVYGQDGFTDLCRGPHVPSTGMVGEFKLTHVAGAYWMGDSSRPMLQRIYGIAFWDKKELEERLRFYEEARRRDHRRLGKELELFLIEDEVGAGLVIWLPKGAILRKTLEDYWKEEHIKRGYQLVYTPHVGNARLWQTSGHLDYYRPNMFSPMDIEHEEYFVKPMNCPFHIAVYKSKVRSYRELPLKLAELGTVYRYEMSGVLHGLMRVRGFTQDDAHIICTPEQVEDVIHETLDFAVGMLRDFGFEDFKVYISTKPSDAIGSPEQWELAEGALRKAVEKVGLPYEVDEGGGAFYGPKIDVKIRDAIGRLWQCSTIQFDFNLPERFDMEYVGPDNRRHRPYMVHRAIFGSIERFVGVLLEHYAGLLPLWLSPVQVRVIPISPEKHGDYAREVENLLKEHGIRVETDLRDERLNARIRDAELQKVPYVVVLGDKELESRSISVRGKREGNLGSMPPESFLHMLLQKVKNRE; encoded by the coding sequence ATGGAGAAGGTTTCAGTAAGGGTTAACGGCAAAGAGCTTTTTATAGATAAGGGAACGCCCCTGGGTGATGTTTTTAAGACCCTTGGCATTGAAAATGCTGTGGGTGGAAAATCTGGCTCAAGGCTTGTAGACCTTCTGACTCCCATAAGGGAGAGTATGGAGATAACACCCATCTTTAAAGAAGACCCTGAGAGCCTCCATATAATGAGGCATACCCTTTCGCACATAATGGCTCAGGCTCTCAAGGAGCTTTATGGCTACGACAGGGTTCATTTAGGCGTTGGACCCACAACGGAAGAGGGATTTTACTACGATGTGGAAATAGAAGGGCACACCCTGAGCTCAGAGGACCTCCCAAAGATTGAGGAGAAGATGAGGGAGATAATCGCAAAAAACTATCCCCTTTTCAGAAAGGAGCTCCAGAGGGAAGAATCCATAAGGCTCTTCTCAGAAATGAAGGAAAAATACAAACTGGAGATAATAGACAGGATAGACCCGCAGGAAACCATATCTGTCTACGGTCAGGATGGCTTTACAGACCTCTGTAGAGGACCACATGTGCCCTCAACGGGCATGGTGGGGGAGTTCAAGCTCACCCATGTGGCAGGAGCCTACTGGATGGGGGATTCCTCCAGACCCATGCTCCAGAGGATATACGGCATAGCCTTCTGGGACAAAAAGGAGCTTGAGGAAAGGCTGAGGTTCTACGAAGAAGCCAGAAGAAGAGACCACAGAAGGCTTGGCAAAGAGCTTGAGCTTTTTCTTATAGAGGATGAGGTGGGTGCCGGGCTTGTCATATGGCTTCCAAAGGGTGCAATACTGAGGAAGACCCTTGAGGACTACTGGAAAGAAGAGCACATAAAGAGAGGATATCAGCTCGTATACACACCCCATGTGGGAAACGCAAGGCTCTGGCAGACAAGCGGACACCTTGATTACTACAGACCAAACATGTTTTCCCCCATGGACATAGAGCACGAGGAGTATTTTGTAAAGCCCATGAACTGCCCCTTCCACATAGCCGTATACAAGAGCAAGGTCAGGAGCTACAGAGAACTGCCTCTCAAACTGGCAGAGCTGGGCACCGTATACAGGTATGAGATGTCAGGGGTGCTCCACGGACTCATGAGGGTCAGAGGTTTTACTCAGGATGACGCCCACATTATATGCACTCCTGAGCAGGTGGAGGATGTGATTCACGAGACCCTTGACTTTGCAGTGGGAATGCTCAGGGACTTTGGCTTTGAAGACTTCAAGGTATACATATCCACAAAGCCTTCCGATGCCATAGGCTCCCCAGAGCAGTGGGAGCTGGCAGAAGGAGCTCTCAGAAAGGCTGTAGAAAAGGTGGGGCTTCCCTACGAGGTGGACGAGGGCGGCGGAGCCTTTTACGGACCAAAGATTGATGTAAAAATAAGGGATGCTATAGGCAGGCTCTGGCAGTGTTCCACCATACAGTTTGACTTTAACCTCCCGGAACGCTTTGACATGGAATACGTAGGACCCGACAACAGAAGGCACCGGCCCTACATGGTTCACAGAGCCATCTTTGGCTCCATAGAGAGGTTCGTGGGAGTTCTTCTTGAACACTATGCAGGACTGCTGCCCCTCTGGCTCTCACCAGTGCAGGTAAGGGTAATACCCATATCCCCTGAAAAGCATGGAGACTATGCAAGAGAGGTGGAAAATCTCCTGAAAGAGCATGGTATAAGAGTTGAAACAGACCTCAGGGATGAGAGGCTTAACGCACGCATAAGGGATGCGGAGCTTCAGAAAGTGCCCTATGTGGTGGTTCTTGGAGACAAAGAGCTGGAAAGCAGAAGCATCTCGGTGCGAGGTAAAAGAGAGGGAAATCTCGGCTCCATGCCTCCAGAGAGTTTCCTCCATATGCTTCTTCAAAAGGTTAAAAATAGGGAGTAA
- a CDS encoding formate dehydrogenase accessory protein FdhE, with the protein MNIFKQREKEYALERLKFLKSRYSEASELLDFYQHILEYQREVYESLDGKEPNWRRGMKWFYRLLDMCIKYGTPQISERAVDMKQMERDRVGNMIDKFLKEKKAEDIDRFLFLSFLNPFYERIAESMDIDRENWLKTKCPVCGFRPHLSYIADREEVEGGRFLICVLCGTDWLYNRNRCVNCGNEDDNSMDYYYSEENRAVQLQCCHECGHYMKLIDMRIDGFAVPNVDDIATLALDLWARERGFVRFERNLFGL; encoded by the coding sequence ATGAACATCTTCAAGCAGAGAGAGAAAGAATACGCCCTTGAAAGACTGAAGTTTTTAAAATCCAGATACTCTGAGGCTTCAGAGCTTCTTGACTTTTACCAGCACATTCTTGAGTATCAGAGGGAGGTCTATGAGTCTCTTGATGGGAAAGAACCCAACTGGCGCAGGGGCATGAAGTGGTTTTACAGACTACTGGACATGTGCATAAAGTATGGAACACCCCAGATTTCTGAGAGAGCAGTAGATATGAAGCAGATGGAAAGGGACAGGGTTGGCAACATGATAGATAAATTCCTCAAGGAAAAGAAGGCAGAAGATATTGACAGGTTCTTATTCCTTTCCTTTCTGAACCCCTTCTATGAACGCATTGCAGAAAGTATGGATATTGACAGGGAAAACTGGCTAAAGACAAAGTGCCCTGTGTGCGGTTTCAGACCGCATTTATCCTACATAGCAGACAGGGAAGAGGTGGAGGGGGGCAGGTTTCTCATATGTGTTCTCTGCGGGACCGACTGGCTTTACAACAGAAACAGGTGCGTAAACTGTGGCAATGAAGATGACAACAGTATGGACTATTACTACAGCGAGGAAAACAGAGCGGTTCAGCTCCAGTGCTGCCATGAGTGTGGTCACTATATGAAGCTTATAGACATGCGTATTGACGGCTTTGCTGTTCCAAATGTGGACGATATAGCCACGCTTGCCCTGGACCTCTGGGCAAGGGAGAGGGGTTTTGTGAGGTTTGAAAGAAACTTATTTGGTTTATGA